The following nucleotide sequence is from Chloracidobacterium validum.
CACTGATCGTCGTTCCAGAGACTTTGACACTCGACCAGTTGTCTCCGCCCAGCGGAAAACCAAACGCCAGCGGCGTCAACAACCCAACCGCTGCGCATAACGCAACGACCACCCCGCGCCAGCGGGTTCGCTCGGCGTGGGGTGGTGTATTCGACCGCCAGACAAGCCATCCGGCGACCAGCGTTACAGTCAACATCACCATATCCTCCACGATGGCTTCCTTGGGGCTGCGTTTGAACTGCGACCCAAAGCAGCCACAATCTTCAACTGGAATCCCGGCCACGACGACCCAACCCAAAGCTCCGAGAAATACCAGCGTTAGCAACCCGGCCCCAATCAGCGCCCACCGCAGACGATAGCCAATGATGAGCGCACCGCCGAGTGTGCACTCCACCACGAGCAGTCCCCAGGCCGTTACCGTTTGAAGCCGTCCACTGGGTACGAGTTGGAAGCTGGCAACTTGCCGCGCGAAGTCAAAGGGCTCAAGTGCCTTGGTGACACCAGCAAAAAGCCAGACAACGCCAAGCAGCACAGCTAGGAACCAGCCGACATAGGCGCGGCGGGGCAGCGTCGTGGCGGTAGCCAGCGGCGATTGGGTAGTTGGGTGAGTTTGTTCGTCAGTCATGAGCGAATTTGAAAGCGATGGCCAGGTTGTGCGCGGTCGCCAGTTGGGTTGTTGGTCGTGCGCGGCGGTATGACACGCTTAACCACAAAGGTGTGGGTCGGCTTGTCACCGGGGAGCGGCAACTGCGTTTGATCGCAGGGAAACAAGGTCGGGTTGGCATAGAACCAGTCAGCGGCCTTGTAGTTGGCAATGCTGTGGGGATCGATCAGTTGTGGGTCAAACTGAAACAACCGCGCCAGCTTGATCACGAATGAAGCCAGCCCTTCGCGGAAATCCCACTGTCCGATGCAAATTTTCCCGTCTGGCCACACGTGGGGATGAAAGATTGGTGTCATGCCATGCATCATCACTGTCGGTTTCTCAAAGGGGTGATTCGGTGACAGGAGGATCCGAATCTGGTGCTCGTCGCGGGTTGTGTTGGGTCCGATATAGCTGCGTACCCGAAAAGTCACAATGTAATCCGTCGCCGGAAAATCATTGTTTTGCCAATGAACGTATTCACCCCGAATGGTGCGCATCTCCTCGTAGTCGGCCGCAAGTCGGGCGCGACGAACATCATCAGGCGTCGCCATGAGAACCGTCATCCCCCATTCCCCTGGAATCCTAGCATTAGTAAAGTAAGGCTGATTGTAGCCCGGACTGGGTCAATCAAAAAATCAATAGCGACGACCCCCCAGTCTGCGCTGCGTGCATTATGGAAAGTCCCATCGTTTTTCAAGGTTCAGAAAAAGCGCAACGTATCCAAGCGATGTTTGCTGGTATTGCGCCGACATACGACCAGCTCAATCACTGGCTATCACTCAACATTGATAAACGCTGGCGACGCGCGGCCGTTCAAGAAGTTGCCGATGCCTTGGCTCGTCCTGGCGCACAAGCTCTCGATGTATGTTGTGGCACAGCCGACTTGGCTATCGAGCTTGGTCGGCTCGTGCCAACCGTTGGGGTGGACTTCTGCCAACCCATGCTCAAGCGTGGGATGGAAAAAGTCCGCCAGAGTGGTCATCCGGTGACGTTGCTGGCAGGTGATGCGCTGGCACTCCCCTTTGCCGATGCAAGTTTTGACGCCGTTACGGTTGCTTTTGGCATCCGTAACGTCGTGGACTTAGACGGTGCGCTAGCCGAAATGCACCGTGTTCTGAAGCCAGGTGGCAAGGTGGCTATTCTAGAGTTCTCCCACCCGGTTGTTCCGGGCCTCAAACAGTTGTTCGGATTGTACTTCACCCAGATTTTGCCACGCATTGGCAATGCCATCTCAGGGTCGGGCTATGCGTACTCATACTTGCCGGAGTCGGTGCAGCACTTTCCAAGTCAGTCCGCGCTGGCTGCGCATATGAGACAGGCTGGCTTTGAGAATGTACGGTGGCGCAATTTGTCCGGTGGGATTGCGGCGTTGCACACTGGGCTGAAACCAGTGGTTGCCTGTTCGTAGGCCTGTTCGTAGTCCGACCTGGTTGCCACGTTGCGTCAAATCCATTGTCTTTGCCGGTGTCCCTCTTGGTGAGAGATTGAGTTGCTACAGCCGATGAGATGCACGTAGGTTGGGGATACAGGGTCAACCAACATTCGGATTCCCCAGGCGGCAGCGGTGAAAAACGCAGTCAATCAAATACTCAACTTTGCTCTGTATAGCCTTTTCTGCCTGATGGTCGGAACAGGCTGTATTTTAGAGTTTCGGCTACCTCCGCGGAGTGGAGGTCGGCAGGTTTTGGGCTTGAGCCGCCATGAGTGGTCAGATATCCATGCCTGGATTTCATTTGGTTTTATACTCCTAATCATTGTTCACCTGATTGTTCATAGAGTGTGGTTGGTAAAAATTGCCTCGTCTAATCAGACCTGGCGCTTATGGGTGGGTTTATCCTTTGGTCTGTTCATGATTTTGTTTCTTTTGCTCTATCCAGTGACGGGTTCACCGTAAGGATACTAGGTGGCGCTCACCTGGGCATTATCTGTCTTTTGATCGTTGGGTTGAAAAGGTTGGTTATTTGCCATCTGTTCACCTAGCATACTTGTGCGCGGCAATTGCCAGTGCTGGCGGATGGCTTGCTCCCCAGCCGGGACGTGGATTGTAACGTTGCGGAAATCAGCTGAAATTCAGTGAGCCTGGGAGATGATGGATGGCAGCTTTACAAAAACCGATTTCGGGTGACTACACCATCGAGGAATATCTGGCACTCGAAGCGGCTTCCGACCGGCGGCATGAATTCTGGTACGGCGAAATTTTCGCCCTGTCAGGCGGTACCCGCGCCCACGCGCGTATCGGAACCAATGTCGTGGGCGAGTGCTATCGCCAGCTTCTGGACAAGGAATATCGCCCGATTTCGGAAAACGGGGCGGTCAAGAACACGCTCGCGCCGCGGCCCGACTGGCCATTGTTTGTTTATCCTGATGCGACAGTGGTGTGCGACGAGCCAGTGTATGAGTCGATCAAGGGCATTGATGTACTGGTCAACCCGACGCTGGTCGTCGAGGTGATTTCACCGACCAGCGCGGTTCGGGACATAGGCGACAAATTCACCATCTACACGTCAAATCCCGCGATTCGGCATTACCTTTTGATTGAAAGCGAGACGGTTCGGGTAACGCACTGGTTTCGTAACGACTCTGGAACGTAGTCAAAGAAGTTCAGGCTGACCAGGACGACGTCATCCAGATTGAGCGTCCGCCGCTGGCACTTTCGCTTCGCCGGTGGTATGCCTGAAGGTTTTTCCTTTGTTGGGTGACTTTGTATGCGTCAAACCATGGATCAAGTCGTTGAAGCGGACTGAGGCTTGCCCCCGACCCAAGGCGCACCTGCCACGCCCTCACGGGCGTGGCGAAAAGCTTCGTCCTGGCGCGCGGAGAATGTCAGTTCTTCTATCCATGTATCCAGGAGCCTTATTCAGACACGCTTGAGAAAAACCTAGCGGAGCTAAACGTCTCTGGTCGGTTAATGCCGGAAATGGCGCATGCCGGTTAGCACCAATGCCATGCCGTGCTCGTCAGCGGCTGCAATAACCTCCTCGTCCCGAATCGAACCGCCTGGCTGAATCACAGCCCGAACCCCATGCCGCGCCGCTTCATCCAACCCATCCCGGAAGGGAAAAAACGCATCGGATGCAACGACTGCCCCGGCCAGTGGTAATGTGGCTTTCAGGGCGCCCAGTTTGACGGCATCTACCCGGCTCATCTGGCCTGCCCCAACCCCGATGAGTTGGCCCTGCCGGGCGTACACAATCGCGTTTGACTTGACGTGCTTGCAGACTGTCCAAGCAAATGTCAGATCACGCCACTCATCCTCTGAAGGCGACCGCCGGGTGACAACCCGCATCTCGGCTGGCGACGCCAGCCGAGTATCCGCCGATTGCAGCAGGAATCCCCCGGAGATCGTTCGCAGGTTGATGCCGTCTCCCTTGTGCGCGGCCACCACCAGCAATCGCAAGTTCTTCTTGGCGGCAAGTACCTTTTGCGCCGCATCGTCAAAGCCAGGCGCAATGACGACTTCCAAGAAAATTTCTGAAAGCTCCGTTGCCGTCCCCGCGTCAACGGGCTGATTGAAGGCCACGATACCACCAAAGGCGGCTGTCGGATCGGTTGCCCGCGCCAAGCGAAACGCCTCGAGCGGAACCGCCGCCAATCCCACGCCACACGGGTTGGTGTGCTTGACAATGACGCATGCCGCAGCTTCTCGAAACTCACAGGCAAGCCCCCACGCTGCGTCGGCGTCAAGCAGATTGTTGAACGAAAGCTCTTTGCCTTGTAGCTGGCGGGCCGCTGCCACGCCATCGGTCGCGCCTTCGTCCGTAACGTACAAAGCTGCCGCCTGGTGCGGATTTTCACCGTACCGCAGCGGCTGTCGGCGCGTCAGCGTCAGGGAAAGACGTGGGGGGAATGGTTCACTTGGCTGGGTGACGATGCGCCCAGTGGTTTGTTCAAAGTCCGTGCGGTTGGCGAAAAAGTCAGCAATCATGGCGTCGTAGCGCGCCGTATGCGCAAAGGCCTTGCAAGCCAGGCGGTAACGGGTGTCAGCCGTGATCCCGCCGGCGTTGTTGAGTTCAGCCAGGATCAAGTCGTAATCTGCCGGGTCCGTGACCACGGCGACGTGCTGAAAGTTTTTAGCCGCTGCGCGAATGAGGGATGGCCCGCCAATGTCGATGTTTTCAATGGCCTCCTCGATGGTCACGTCCGGGCGGGCAATGGCGTCGGCGAACGGGTAAAGATTCACCACGACCAGATCAAAACAGTCGAGGTCGTGCAGGGCGAGTTGTTGTAGGTGTTCCGGCAGGTCACGCCGCGCCAAAATGCCAGCATGAATGCGTGGGTGGAGGGTTTTGACCCGCCCATCGAGCATTTCCGGGAATCCTGTCACCGAAGCGACATCGCGGACAGCAAGTCCAGCGGCGGTCAATGCCTGTGCCGTACCGCCGGTTGAAACGAGTTCAACTTGGTGGGACTGAAGCACACGGGCAAAATCAATGAGTCCAGTTTTATTGGAAACGCTCAACAAAGCGCGGGAAAGCGAAGTCGTCGTCATAGAAGTTCAAATGTCAGGCTCGTCACAGGTGGGGACTGGCATCGCCAGGGACGTCGCCAGAGATAATCACCAGGAACGGAAGCAAAGCTTCTGACTGGGAAGGGGAGATACGATAGCAAAATCCGCCCCCTCTTGTCTTTCGCCTAGTATTCGACATAAAAGCTTGACATCCGCCACCAAGGACTGGCTTGCGCATGTTCATTTCAATTGTCGAACTCCACGACAGCATCCCGCTCTGGTTTTGGGCCATTTGGTTTTTTATTTTGGGGAGCTGCATCGGGAGCTTTCTCAATGTCGTAATTTACCGCCTGCCACGCGGTGGTTCAGTCAACACCCCGGCACGCTCCTATTGTCCGAGCTGCAACACAACGATTGCGTGGTATGACAACCTTCCGCTGGTTAGCTTCCTGGCGCTGGGAGGGCGGTGTCGGTCCTGTGGTGTGCGGATTTCCTGGCAGTACCCGTTGGTTGAGTTAGCAACCGGACTGCTGTTTGTGGGGGCGCTGCTTTATTTCGGACTAACGTTGCAATGTGTGCTCAACTGCGCTTTTGGGGCAGCGCTCGTGGCATTGATTGTGACCGACTTCAACGAGCAGATTCTCCCAGACGCCATTACCTTGCCCGGCACCGCACTGGCCATAGCTGCCCGGATGGTTGACCACAATTTGGTTGGCCTCCCCTGGATGAACTTATTTTTTGAAGGACTGGTTGGGCGTCCGCTCCCAATGACCGGACTGACCGGCTCACTGATCAACGTCACGCTCGGGATGGCAATTGGTGCAGGTACCCTGTGGGTGCTGGGCGTCGGTTATTTCCGATTGCGGGCATTTCCCATTCGTACCTTAGAAGATTTGACAGATTTTCTTAAGAGGCGCTGTGTGGTCGGCACGCTGGCCCGGTTGAAAGTGCGACGGGCAAATGGGAAACGCGGCGCTGTGTATATTCTTGGGGGCGACTTCAGCACGCTCTCCCCAGAAGAACTGGCCGAGGCCGAATTTGCCTCGTCGGATACCGGCTCACCCGAACTGAGCATGACAGCGCTCGATGGCGTTCAGGTTGAGGTCGGCGAGCGGGGGGTTCGGATTACCAGCCTGCCCGATGACCTAGAAAGCACCGTTGATGGTCGCCTCGAAGCCGGTGATACCATCGTGTCTGGCAACCTGGAAGGCATGGGATTGGGCGACGTAAAAATGATGCTGTTTGTCGGCGCTTTTCTGGGCGGTGGCATGACCTTCTTTGTGCTCCTTGTGGCTTCACTCATGGGCGTTCTCGTGGCCCTGCCGCGCCTGGTGGCGCGCGGACAAGCCGCGCTTCAATATGCCATGCCCTTTGGTGTTATGCTGGGCATCGCTTCCCTAGTGGCGCTCTTTTTCGGAGAAAAAGGGCTGACGGCCTACCTTGATTTTATTTCCAGTTTGATCAGCTAGCTTGGCTCACCGCTATGATTGATGCACCAACCCTTCAGGCTGCCATTGCTGATTCGCACCAGTGCTTAGCTACGGCTTTCCGCGAACGCTTTCCCGAATGGACGTTGCCGCCCCTAGACCTGCCATCCGCGCCACCACGGCGTCAGTGGCAAGTTGTCAACGACTATTGGCTATCCCGCAAGCAAGGGGTTCTGGCGCTCAAGCTCAAAGAACTCGGCACGCTGCCGCCCGAACTGCGTCCAGTCCGGGGCGCTGCGCTCAACGCCTTCAAAGCGGAAGTTGATACTGCGCTGACCGGCCTCGAACAGCAGCTTCAGGCGTATGAGGCGGCCGAAACGATCCGCCGTGAGGCAGTGGATGTCACGTTGCCAGGGTTGGCGCGGCGGCCGGGACGGGCCCATCCACTAACCCAGATTCGGGAGCGTATCGAGGACATTTTTGTGGCTATGGGCTATGCCGTCGAGGATGGCCCAGAAGTGGATACTGTTTTTTACAACTTTGATGCGCTCAACATTCCGCCGGACCATCCGGCGCGTGAGATGACCGATACGTTCTACATCAACGAGGAGCTGGCCCTTCGGTCGCAAACCTCAAATGTCCAAATTCACGCCATGCAGCGCCGCCGACCGCCGCTGCGCGTGATTGCGCCAGGGCGTGTCTTTCGGCGCGATGAGCCGGATGCAACCCATAATCCAATGTTTTTTCAGGTTGAAGGTCTGAATGTCGGTCGTGGTATCACCATGGCGGACCTCAAAGGCACGCTCCAAGTATTTTTGACCAAGCTCTTTGAGCGTCCGGTGACACTGCGCTTTCGTCCCAGTTATTTTCCCTTTGTCGAGCCGGGCGCGGAAACCGATTTTCAGTGCATTTTCTGTGGCGGGACAGGCTGTCGGGTATGCAAGCATACCGGATGGATTGAGTTAGGTGGTTCGGGGATGGTTCATCCCAATGTCCTACGGGCATGCCAGATTGACCCGGCCGAATTTTCCGGTTTTGCCTTTGGCTTTGGCATAGACCGGATGGCCGCACTGCTTTACGGCATTGATGACATCCGGCTGTATTTTGAAAACGACCTGCGGTTTTTGAGTCAGTTTTAGTATCAAGTCAGGCGCTTGGCGCGGGGAGTCAAACGATGTTGCTGCGTGTGTTCGCATTCCTTGCGCTGTTTGCAAGTGTCGGTTTCGCTGCCCAAGCGCAAGTTGTTGACCGGGCCGCGCTGCGGGACTGGCAGGGACGTTACCCACACCACGAAGTCAAAGGTCCCCGCGGACGAA
It contains:
- the purH gene encoding bifunctional phosphoribosylaminoimidazolecarboxamide formyltransferase/IMP cyclohydrolase encodes the protein MTTTSLSRALLSVSNKTGLIDFARVLQSHQVELVSTGGTAQALTAAGLAVRDVASVTGFPEMLDGRVKTLHPRIHAGILARRDLPEHLQQLALHDLDCFDLVVVNLYPFADAIARPDVTIEEAIENIDIGGPSLIRAAAKNFQHVAVVTDPADYDLILAELNNAGGITADTRYRLACKAFAHTARYDAMIADFFANRTDFEQTTGRIVTQPSEPFPPRLSLTLTRRQPLRYGENPHQAAALYVTDEGATDGVAAARQLQGKELSFNNLLDADAAWGLACEFREAAACVIVKHTNPCGVGLAAVPLEAFRLARATDPTAAFGGIVAFNQPVDAGTATELSEIFLEVVIAPGFDDAAQKVLAAKKNLRLLVVAAHKGDGINLRTISGGFLLQSADTRLASPAEMRVVTRRSPSEDEWRDLTFAWTVCKHVKSNAIVYARQGQLIGVGAGQMSRVDAVKLGALKATLPLAGAVVASDAFFPFRDGLDEAARHGVRAVIQPGGSIRDEEVIAAADEHGMALVLTGMRHFRH
- a CDS encoding Uma2 family endonuclease gives rise to the protein MAALQKPISGDYTIEEYLALEAASDRRHEFWYGEIFALSGGTRAHARIGTNVVGECYRQLLDKEYRPISENGAVKNTLAPRPDWPLFVYPDATVVCDEPVYESIKGIDVLVNPTLVVEVISPTSAVRDIGDKFTIYTSNPAIRHYLLIESETVRVTHWFRNDSGT
- a CDS encoding prepilin peptidase, which translates into the protein MFISIVELHDSIPLWFWAIWFFILGSCIGSFLNVVIYRLPRGGSVNTPARSYCPSCNTTIAWYDNLPLVSFLALGGRCRSCGVRISWQYPLVELATGLLFVGALLYFGLTLQCVLNCAFGAALVALIVTDFNEQILPDAITLPGTALAIAARMVDHNLVGLPWMNLFFEGLVGRPLPMTGLTGSLINVTLGMAIGAGTLWVLGVGYFRLRAFPIRTLEDLTDFLKRRCVVGTLARLKVRRANGKRGAVYILGGDFSTLSPEELAEAEFASSDTGSPELSMTALDGVQVEVGERGVRITSLPDDLESTVDGRLEAGDTIVSGNLEGMGLGDVKMMLFVGAFLGGGMTFFVLLVASLMGVLVALPRLVARGQAALQYAMPFGVMLGIASLVALFFGEKGLTAYLDFISSLIS
- a CDS encoding DUF4405 domain-containing protein gives rise to the protein MKNAVNQILNFALYSLFCLMVGTGCILEFRLPPRSGGRQVLGLSRHEWSDIHAWISFGFILLIIVHLIVHRVWLVKIASSNQTWRLWVGLSFGLFMILFLLLYPVTGSP
- the pheS gene encoding phenylalanine--tRNA ligase subunit alpha translates to MIDAPTLQAAIADSHQCLATAFRERFPEWTLPPLDLPSAPPRRQWQVVNDYWLSRKQGVLALKLKELGTLPPELRPVRGAALNAFKAEVDTALTGLEQQLQAYEAAETIRREAVDVTLPGLARRPGRAHPLTQIRERIEDIFVAMGYAVEDGPEVDTVFYNFDALNIPPDHPAREMTDTFYINEELALRSQTSNVQIHAMQRRRPPLRVIAPGRVFRRDEPDATHNPMFFQVEGLNVGRGITMADLKGTLQVFLTKLFERPVTLRFRPSYFPFVEPGAETDFQCIFCGGTGCRVCKHTGWIELGGSGMVHPNVLRACQIDPAEFSGFAFGFGIDRMAALLYGIDDIRLYFENDLRFLSQF
- a CDS encoding ubiquitin-conjugating enzyme E2 — its product is MTVLMATPDDVRRARLAADYEEMRTIRGEYVHWQNNDFPATDYIVTFRVRSYIGPNTTRDEHQIRILLSPNHPFEKPTVMMHGMTPIFHPHVWPDGKICIGQWDFREGLASFVIKLARLFQFDPQLIDPHSIANYKAADWFYANPTLFPCDQTQLPLPGDKPTHTFVVKRVIPPRTTNNPTGDRAQPGHRFQIRS
- the ubiE gene encoding bifunctional demethylmenaquinone methyltransferase/2-methoxy-6-polyprenyl-1,4-benzoquinol methylase UbiE; this encodes MESPIVFQGSEKAQRIQAMFAGIAPTYDQLNHWLSLNIDKRWRRAAVQEVADALARPGAQALDVCCGTADLAIELGRLVPTVGVDFCQPMLKRGMEKVRQSGHPVTLLAGDALALPFADASFDAVTVAFGIRNVVDLDGALAEMHRVLKPGGKVAILEFSHPVVPGLKQLFGLYFTQILPRIGNAISGSGYAYSYLPESVQHFPSQSALAAHMRQAGFENVRWRNLSGGIAALHTGLKPVVACS
- a CDS encoding MauE/DoxX family redox-associated membrane protein, which encodes MTDEQTHPTTQSPLATATTLPRRAYVGWFLAVLLGVVWLFAGVTKALEPFDFARQVASFQLVPSGRLQTVTAWGLLVVECTLGGALIIGYRLRWALIGAGLLTLVFLGALGWVVVAGIPVEDCGCFGSQFKRSPKEAIVEDMVMLTVTLVAGWLVWRSNTPPHAERTRWRGVVVALCAAVGLLTPLAFGFPLGGDNWSSVKVSGTTISVAAGERLVALIDTECTHCQESVPKLNAYVGLKDFPTFVALCSNEDWRRKFFVQRFSAKFELGEISKDDFKRLLADGDTPRLVLLRNGKVLATWNIDPPTPEEVRRVRARK